A single genomic interval of Pomacea canaliculata isolate SZHN2017 linkage group LG5, ASM307304v1, whole genome shotgun sequence harbors:
- the LOC112565237 gene encoding ras-like GTP-binding protein RHO, whose product MAAIRKKLVIVGDGACGKTCLLIVFSKDQFPEVYVPTVFENYVADIEVDGKQVELALWDTAGQEDYDRLRPLSYPDTDVILMCFSIDSPDSLENIPEKWTPEVKHFCPNVPIILVGNKKDLRSDPNTIRELQKMKQEPVKPDEGRGMAEKIGAAAYLECSAKTKEGVREVFECATRSALQVELALWDTAGQEDYDRLRPLSYPDTDVILMCFSIDSPDSLENIPEKWTPEVRHFCPNVPIILVGNKKDLRNDENTKRELMKMKQEPVRPEEGRAMSEKINAYSYLECSAKTKEGVREVFETATRAALQTKKKKKGGCIVL is encoded by the exons ATGGCTGCAATAAGGAAGAAGTTGGTAATAGTTGGTGATGGAGCCTGTGGCAAAACCTGCTTGCTCATTGTGTTCAGCAAGGACCAGTTCCCAGAAGTCTACGTACcaacagtttttgaaaattatgtaGCAGACATAGAAGTAGATGGTAAACag GTTGAATTGGCATTATGGGATACAGCTGGCCAAGAAGATTATGACAGACTACGGCCACTGTCCTACCCTGACACAGATGTCATCCTCATGTGCTTCTCCATTGACAGCCCGGACAGCTTAGAAAACATTCCAGAAAAATGGACTCCTGAAGTTAAACACTTTTGCCCTAATGTTCCTATTATTCTTGTGGGCAACAAGAAGGATCTGAGAAGTGATCCCAACACTATTCGAGAGCTACAAAAGATGAAGCAGGAGCCTGTCAAACCAGATGAAGGCCGAGGTATGGCTGAGAAAATTGGAGCTGCAGCATACCTGGAGTGCTCAGCCAAGACCAAAGAAGGCGTACGCGAGGTGTTTGAGTGTGCTACTCGGTCAGCTC tgcagGTTGAGCTAGCATTGTGGGACACAGCAGGGCAGGAAGACTATGATAGATTGCGACCACTTTCTTACCCAGACACTGATGTCATCCTAATGTGTTTCTCCATCGACAGCCCTGACAGTTTAGAGAACATCCCTGAAAAGTGGACGCCAGAGGTTCGCCACTTCTGTCCCAATGTTCCCATCATATTAGTTGGCAACAAGAAAGATCTACGCAACGATGAAAACACCAAACGTGagttgatgaagatgaagcagGAGCCGGTGCGTCCAGAAGAAGGGCGTGCAATGTCAGAGAAGATCAATGCCTATTCCTACTTGGAGTGTTCAGCCAAGACCAAGGAAGGAGTGAGGGAGGTTTTTGAAACAGCAACACGAGCAGCACTTCAaaccaagaagaagaagaaagggggTTGCATTGTTTTGTGA